A single region of the Melopsittacus undulatus isolate bMelUnd1 chromosome 10, bMelUnd1.mat.Z, whole genome shotgun sequence genome encodes:
- the LOC117436772 gene encoding E3 ubiquitin-protein ligase RNF182-like has protein sequence MAQQDSEHGPRTTAPAAPELECKICYSHYDTCSRRPKVLGCGHRLCARCLCKMVPPADASPPRLCCPFCRQHSPVPAGDVQQLRDDAEALALLPAEQDEQQGPPQSPEVLLCPSVLEPVPSPECLVVTILQVPEDVSPPEGLGRLEVVRLYRPASPAALPCRGPGHKCRSWGWRAVPRFMLGVLCLLYFSSLPFGIYLLLIEHHSLGIVLVSLVPCTLLLCIIYSLCQCLCRELFGFPHS, from the coding sequence ATGGCGCAGCAGGACTCAGAGCATGGCCCTCGGACGACGGCGCCGGCAGCCCCCGAGCTGGAGTGCAAGATCTGCTACAGCCACTACGACACCTGCTCCCGCAGGCCCAAGGTGCTCGGCTGCGGCCACCGCCTGTGCGCCCGGTGCCTGTGCAAGATGGTGCCACCGGCGGACGCGTCCCCCCCCCGGCTCTGCTGCCCCTTCTGCCGCCAGCACAGCCCCGTGCCCGCTGGGGACGTGCAGCAGCTGAGGGATGATGCTGAGGCCCTGGCGCTGCTGCCGGCTGAGCAGGACGAGCAGCAGGGGCCCCCCCAGTCCCCCGaggtgctgctgtgccccagTGTGCTGGAGCCGGTGCCCAGCCCCGAGTGCCTGGTGGTCACCATCCTGCAGGTGCCGGAGGACGTGTCACCGCCCGAGGGGCTGGGCAGGCTGGAGGTGGTGCGGTTGTACCGTCCGGCCAGCCCGGCTGCGCTGCCCTGCCGCGGCCCCGGCCACAAGTGCCGCTCCTGGGGGTGGCGAGCGGTGCCCCGCTTCATGCTGGGCGTCCTCTGCCTGCTCTACTTCAGCTCCCTGCCCTTCGGCATCTACCTCCTGCTCATCGAGCACCACAGCCTGGGCATCGTCCTCGTCAGCCTCGTGCCCTGCACCCTCCTCCTCTGCATCATCTACAGCCTCTGCCAGTGTCTGTGCCGCGAGCTCTTTGGGTTCCCCCACTCCTGA
- the PCIF1 gene encoding mRNA (2'-O-methyladenosine-N(6)-)-methyltransferase: MANENHRSPAEEASLMSHSPSTSNQNQPSSPKPLRLVQDLPDELVQAGWEKCWSKRENRPYYFNRFTNQSLWEMPVLGQHDVISDPLGLNAAPMPLEGGMIDTSVESKQRKRRFSEEVPPSGNSMKKPKADVPGNPAAQPVPSSPSIPGTSVLKAWCVSPEDKQQAALLRPTEVYWDLDIQTNAVIKQRAPSEVLSPHPEVELLRSQLILKLRQHYRELCQQREGIDPPRESFNRWMLERKVVDKGTDPLLPSDCEPVVSPSMFREIMNDIPIRLSRIKFREEAKRLLFKYAEAAKRLIESRSASPDSRKVVKWNVEDTFSWLRRDHSASKEDYMDRLEHLRKQCGPHVSAAAKDSVEGICSKIYYISLEYVKRIREKNLAILKENNISAEVEAPEVQDRLVYCYPVRLAIPSPPLPSVEMHMENNVACVRYKGEMVKVSRNYFSKLWLLYRYSCIDDSSFEKFLPRVWCLLRRYQMMFGVNLYEGTGLQGSLPVHVFEALHKLFGVSFECFASPLNCYFKQYCSAFLDTDGYFGSRGPCLDFFPVSGSFEVNPPFCEELMNAMVSHFEKLLESSTEPLSFIVFIPEWRDPPTTALIRMEQSKFKRHQLSLPAFDHEYRSGSQHVCKKEEMYYKSVHNTAILFLQNSAGFAKWEPTPERLQELVAAYKHSGRTLSSSSSSSSSSSSIVDKERELGREQSSSRETNPN; this comes from the exons ATGGCCAATGAGAATCACAGAAGCCCTGCGGAGGAAGCGTCTCTCATGAGTCACTCACCCAGCACTTCCAACcagaaccagcccagctcccccAAACCTCTGCGACTGGTGCAGGACCTGCCAG ATGAGCTGGTGCAGGCTGGCTGGGAGAAGTGCTGGAGCAAGCGGGAGAATCGCCCTTACTACTTCAATCGCTTCACTAACCAGTCTCTGTGGGAAATGCCTGTCCTGGGGCAGCACGATGTCATT TCAGACCCTCTGGGACTGAACGCAGCTCCGATGCCCCTGGAAGGTGGGATGATAGATACCTCTGTGGAGAGCAAGCAAAGGAAGAGGAGATTCTCTGAGGAGGTTCCACCAAGCGGCAACAGTATGAAAAAGCCCAAG GCTGATGTCCCCGGGAACCCGGCTGCTCAGCCAGTCCCCAGCTCTCCCAGTATTCCAGGAACCTCTGTTCTGAAGGCCTGGTGTGTTTCACCTGAAGATAAACAGCAGGCAGCTCTCTTACGACCAACTGA AGTGTATTGGGACCTGGATATTCAGACAAATGCAGTGATTAAGCAGAGGGCACCATCTGAAGTGCTTTCTCCACACCCTGAGGTGGAGCTGCTTCGATCCCAGCTCATTCTCAAGCTGCGGCAGCATTACCGTGAGCTCTGCCAGCAGCGAGAAG GGATTGACCCCCCAAGGGAGTCCTTTAATCgctggatgctggagaggaaggtGGTCGACAAAGGGACAGATCCTCTTTTACCCAGTGACTGCGAGCCAGTAGTATCTCCTTCCATGTTCAGAGAGATCATGAATGACATTCCCATCAG GTTGTCCAGAATCAAGTTCCGGGAGGAGGCCAAGAGACTGCTCTTCAAGTACGCTGAGGCTGCGAAGCGGCTGATTGAGTCCAG GAGTGCTTCGCCAGACAGCAGGAAGGTGGTGAAGTGGAACGTGGAGGACACCTTCAGCTGGCTGCGACGGGACCATTCTGCCTCTAAGGAGGACTACATG GACCGCCTGGAGCACTTACGCAAACAGTGTGGGCCCCACGTGTCTGCTGCAGCAAAGGACTCTGTTGAAGGCATCTGCAGTAAGATTTACTACATATCCCTTGAGTACGTCAAGCGGATCCGGGAGAAGAATCTTGCCATACTCAAAGAGAACAATATATCTG CTGAGGTGGAAGCTCCCGAGGTCCAGGACAGGCTGGTGTACTGCTACCCAGTGAGACTGGCCATCCCCTCCCCACCGCTCCCCAGCGTGGAGATGCACATGGAGAACAACGTGGCATGTGTGCGATACAAGGGGGAGATGGTCAAAGTGAGCCGCAACTACTTCAGCAAACTG TGGCTTCTGTACCGGTACAGTTGCATTGACGACTCCAGCTTTGAAAAGTTCCTGCCCAGGGTTTGGTGCCTTCTCCGTCGATACCAG ATGATGTTTGGTGTGAATCTGTATGAAGGAACTGGTCTGCAGGGGTCACTTCCCGTGCACGTCTTTGAAGCCCTCCACAAGCTCTTTGGAGTGAGTTTTGAATGCTTTGCCTCGCCCCTGAACTGCTATTTTAAACAGTACTGTTCGGCCTTCTTGGATACAGACGGGTATTTTGGATCCAGGGG CCCGTGCCTggatttctttcctgtaagtGGCTCTTTCGAGGTAAATCCTCCGTTCTGTGAGGAGCTGATGAATGCCATGGTCTCTCACTTTGAG AAACTGCTGGAGAGCTCCACTGAGCCTCTGTCCTTCATCGTCTTCATCCCTGAGTGGCGGGACCCTCCTACGACAGCCCTGATCCGCATGGAGCAGAGCAAGTTCAAGCGGCACCAGCTCAGCCTGCCAGCCTTCGACCACGAGTACCGCAGTGGCTCCCAGCACGTCTGCAAAAA AGAGGAGATGTACTACAAGTCTGTGCACAACACGGCCATCCTCTTCCTGCAGAACAGCGCAGGCTTTGCCAAGTGGGAGCCCACCCCGGAGCGGCTGCAGGAGCTTGTTGCAGCCTACAAGCATTCAGGCCGGAccctcagctcctcctcctcatcttcctcctcctcctcctccatagTGGACAAAGAGCGGGAGCTGGGccgagagcagagcagcagccggGAGACCAACCCCAACTAA